The Bacteroidia bacterium DNA window TCGATTCCTGATGATAAAATATGTTTCTAAAATCGTATGAATTGAAGTAGAAGATTGCCAATCTCCACAAATGTAAATAGAGGCATTTGGTTTCAAAACTTTAACCAATTTAGAAAACCAGCTTTCTAGCCATTCTGTATAACTAGAAATAGACATTTTCTTAAATGCGTTTCCGTTGAAGTCTTTCGTAAGGTTGTATGGAGGGTCAATAAAAAGTAAATCTACAAATCCTTCAGGTAAATATTTAATGACTTCCATCAAATCTTGATTTATTGTTTTATTTTGCACATTGTTTATGTTTGCAGGGGACTTAAGATGAAGTAATTTTTTAGATAATGCTTCTTTTTCTCGCTCACTAAGAATAAGGGTTTTATTTAGTTTAGAACGCTCTTTTTCGGTCATTTTTCAGTCCTTTTTTCAAGGATAACACATCCCGAATTAACAACAAGATACTAATTTTGCAAGGAACGGGCTAACGGGATTTGCGTTACCAGCCGTAAGGGTAAAAAGTTATAGCCCTGTAAGTTCTGACGGGCAAAGGCGAAAGATAAGGCTGGTGCACGCAATGTTAGACGGCGTGAGGGTAGAAAACTGTTCGGGGACGTGCAAGCCGTTTTCGGGTAGGGGACGTGTTGCCTGCCCCTGCTCACTCCGTAGGAATTATTTTTTTGCCTGACGCAGTTTTTACCCTCGCCCAGAGGCTCGCAGTCAATACGGGGAGCAAGGATTTTAGCGTGGAGCAATAGCGCGAAAATCCGAAGCAGGGCTACCGTATTGTACGGTGAGATGGGCGGGGGTAGCGTCAGGGCAGGCAAAAAAAACCCGTAGTCTGGGTTTATCTAGTAATATAAACAAAGTTACAAGGAAAATGCGAAGGTATGAAGTTCATCTAGTAATATAAACAAAGTTACAAGGAAAATGCGAAGGTATGAAGTTCAAGAATTATGAAACAGGCGAGATAACCGAAGTAGCACCGCTTGAATTGCGTTTAGGGCGGATGAAAAAACGGCTTTCCTTCTTTCAAGACTGGAAGAACGCGGTTGCCGAAATGGTTTCGGACGTGGATACTATCATGGTTACGTTGACTTATCGCGGCGTGGATGATTGGCGTCCTAGACATGTTACCGATTTTATCCGAAAAGTTCGGCGGTTTTTAGGTACTCGAATGTACGGCTATTTTTGGGTTGCGGAAATGCAAGAACGCGGCGCGGTGCATTACCACGTTATTTTTATTGTCAGCAAAGGTACGAAACTGCCGAAACCAGACGAAGAGGGATACTGGACGTATGGCATGACGAAAATAGAAAAGGTAAAGCATGTTTATGCTTATCTCTCGAAATATTTGAGTAAAGACGGGCAAAAAGCAGATTACCCAAAAGGGATAAGAATATTTGGGATGGCGATCTATATTCTCAAAGATTGGGTTAGGATGTGGAAGTTGCCCCGCTGGCTAAATGAGCGTATAGAGCGCCTGTACGATTTAGCGGAAGAAAAAGGCGATAAACTTCAAAGGCTGGCGTTGAAGAGGCTAGAAGGTCTTCGTAAGGTCAAGGGCGGGTATTCTGTGGCGGGTTGCTTTATTGCTAGCCCTTATAGGATGTTTTCCTTGCGAAATTGAAAATTAGGCGCGTAAAGTCTTGACAGGTTGAATCAAGGCGTGATAGAAACAGGCAAGGCGGCGCGTCGCGCTCGCGTGGACGTGAGGAACCCGACGCGACGAACGCCCTTGCCCTAAAAAGCCCGTGGATTGCGTAAAAGAAAATGGCAGAAGAGCAGCCGTCTAACGGCTTGCGTTAGCGGCGGACGGGGGGCGGGAGTAGAAGAGTCCAGAGGGCAGAAAAAACTCAAAGCGTAGAAAATGCTTCTCGAAGCTGCCGAATCCCCGCCGTCCGCTGCACGCTGTGTTAGGTGTGTGTGGGTTGAGCGAGACATTTTTTCTAAAAGCCAAAACAGCGCCTTTCGATGACTTTATTTTACACACGAAATAATCTTTTACAAGCCCGACTTTATTGACGAAACTAATCTTGACTTGAAGAAGCCTGAAACAAGAACTTGTTAACACTTTTGCTAAAAACTGACTTTGCGAAAAACCGTTTTTTTAGAGAAAGAGAACTTGAACGAAAATGCAAAAACTTGCCTTGATGAAACCTTTGCTGAAAAAACGCCGCTAATTTTAGAAACCTGATTTTATTGAAAGAAACGCAAGCCGTAAAAAACAGGCTTTGTGTCTCGACAAGCTCGACAACCACCAAACGAAACTGCTTGCTTGCCAAAACCTAGCCGAAAACCCCGAACCTGATTTTGGAGACCTGAAAGAATTTGACAAAGAACTTATGAAACAAAAAGCATGAACTGATTTTCGAGAAACGAGAACTTAGAAAACTACTTTTGCNNNNNNNNNNNNNNNNNNNNNNNNNNNNNNNNNNNNNNNNNNNNNNNNNNNNNNNNNNNNNNNNNNNNNNNNNNNNNNNNNNNNNNNNNNNNNNNNNNNNNNNNNNNNNNNNNNNNNNNNNNNNNNNNNNNNNNNNNNNNNNNNNNNNNNNNNNNNNNNNNNNNNNNNNNNNNNNNNNNNNNNNNNNNNNNNNNNNNNNGCTTGGGATGTGCGCCGAGTCCCCAGCGTCAGGTGCACGCTGTGTTAGGCGCGTTGTTTAAATTTATAGATATTTATCTCCTTCTTGTCTTGTGCGGATAACTTTAGCGGGAGTGCCATATGCAACGCAATAGTCTGGTATATCATTTAATACGACAGATCCCGCGCCAATTACTGTATGCTTGCCTATATTCCGGTTGTGAATAATATTAGCCCCAAGCGATATAGAACTAAATGCGTCTATCTTCACATTTCCTCCAGTTGTTGCGTTAGGAGCGAGACTTGAGAAATTACCCATAATACAATCATGGTCAAGGGAAGCTTTTGTATTGATGATACAAAAAGTTCCGATTTCACAGTCGCTATTTACAACTGATTCTGCTGTGGCTATTGTACCCTTGCCAATGATTGCGCCTCTAGCGAGTTGAACTGATGGATGAAAGGTGCTTACAAAGTTAAGCGTGGGGGATATTTTTTCTATCTTTTTTGCCATTAGATGGCGTTGCCAGTTGTCTCCGATGGCGATAAAACTGCCGAATAAATTATATTTCTTTGAAAGTATTGGTAGATCTTCTTCTGTGCCGAGAATCTGATAATTAAAAACCTCTTGCCCTGCTTTCTTGAAAGAATCAATTAATCCGACGATTGAAAACTTACCTTCTTTTTCAATAACATCTATTGCTACTTTAGCGTGACCTGACGAGCCTATGACTACTATTTTTTGTTTTTTGACCATTAGTTTCCAGCGCCTAACGGTTTGCGTTAGCGGCGGACGGGGGGCGGGAGTAGGAGAGTCCAAAGAGGAGAAAAAACTCAAAGCGTGAAAAATGTCTCTCGAAGCCGCCGAATCCCCGCCGTCCGCTGCACGCTTTGTTAGTGCGCTCGATGTTGCGGAACGGATATAGCCTAAAAACAGAACGCCGCCTTTCATAGACTTGATTTTACACGCACGCCAATTTTTTACAATCCCGACTTTATGTCTCGGCAGGCTCGACAACCACCAACGAAACTAACGCTGAATTGAAATAACCTGAAAGCCGAGAACTTGCTAAAACTTTTGCCGAGAAACTGACTTTGCCAAAAATAAATTTTGCCAGAAGAAACGAACACAGCCCAAGAACCCAAATAAAACTTGTCAAAATATTTGCTGAAAAAATACAGAAAATTTTGGAAACCTGATTTTACAGAAAAGAATTTAAGCCATGAAAAACGAACTTTGCCGAATAAAACTGCTGACTTACCGAAACTTAATTGAAAACCACGAACTTATTTTGGAAACCTGACCAAAATTTGAAACCGACATGACTTTGGAAATTACGCTTGCGAAAAAACTTTTGTTTTTAGAGACCTGAATTTCTGATAAAGAAAAACTTAATTTTGGAGACTTAAATTCTGTTTGCATAAAACTTTATTTTTGGAAACGACTAACAACCTATGTTTACAAGAGGCGCACTAACGGNNNNNNNNNNNNNNNNNNNNNNNNNNNNNNNNNNNNNNNNNNNNNNNNNNNNNNNNNNNNNNNNNNNNNNNNNNNNNNNNNNNNNNNNNNNNNNNNNNNNNNNNNNNNNNNNNNNNNNNNNNNNNNNNNNNNNNNNNNNNNNNNNNNNNNNNNNNNNNNNNNNNNNNNNNNNNNNNNNNNNNNNNNNNNNNNNNNNNNNNNNNNNNNNNNNNNNNNNNNNNNNNNNNNNNNNNNNNNNNNNNNNNNNNNNNNNNNNNNNNNNNNNNNNNNNNNNNNNNNNNNNNNNNNNNNNNNNNNNNNNNNNNNNNNNNNNNNNNNNNNNNNNNNNNNNNNNNNNNNNNNNNNNNNNNNNNNNNNNNNNNNNNNNNNNNNNNNNNNNNNNNNNNNNNNNNNNNNNNNNNNNNNNNNNNNNNNNNNNNNNNNNNNNNNNNNNNNNNNNNNNNNNNNNNNNNNNNNNNNNNNNNNNNNNNNNNNNNNNNNNNNNNNNNNNNNNNNNNNNNNNNNNNNNNNNNNNNNNNNNNNNNNNNNNNNNNNNNNNNNNNNNNNNNNNNNNNNNNNNNNNNNNNNNNNNNNNNNNNNNNNNNNNNNNNNNNNNNNNNNNNNNNNNNNNNNNNNNNNNNNNNNNNNNNNNNNNNNNNNNNNNNNNNNNNNNNNNNNNNNNNNNNNNNNNNNNNNNNNNNNNNNNNNNNNNNNNNNNNNNNNNNNNNNNNNNNNNNNNNNNNNNNNNNNNNNNNNNNNNNNNNNNNNNNNNNNNNNNNNNNNNNNNNNNNNNNNNNNNNNNNNNNNNNNNNNNNNNNNNNNNNNNNNNNNNNNNNNNNNNNNNNNNNNNNNNNNNNNNNNNNNNNNNNNNNNNNNNNNNNNNNNNNNNNNNNNNNNNNNNNNNNNNNNNNNNNNNNNNNNNNNNNNNNNNNNNNNNNNNNNNNNNNNNNNNNNNNNNNNNNNNNNNNNNNNNNNNNNNNNNNNNNNNNNNNNNNNNNNNNNNNNNNNNNNNNNNNNNNNNNNNNNNNNNNNNNNNNNNNNNNNNNNNNNNNNNNNNNNNNNNNNNNNNNNNNNNNNNNNNNNNNNNNNNNNNNNNNNNNNNNNNNNNNNNNNNNNNNNNNNNNNNNNNNNNNNNNNNNNNNNNNNNNNNNNNNNNNNNNNNNNNNNNNNNNNNNNNNNNNNNNNNNNNNNNNNNNNNNNNNNNNNNNNNNNNNNNNNNNNNNNNNNNNNNNNNNNNNNNNNNNNNNNNNNNNNNNNNNNNNNNNNNNNNNNNNNNNNNNNNNNNNNNNNNNNNNNNNNNNNNNNNNNNNNNNNNNNNNNNNNNNNNNNNNNNNNNNNNNNNNNNNNNNNNNNNNNNNNNNNNNNNNNNNNNNNNNNNNNNNNNNNNNNNNNNNNNNNNNNNNNNNNNNNNNNNNNNNNNNNNNNNNNNNNNNNNNNNNNNNNNNNNNNNNNNNNNNNNNNNNNNNNNNNNNNNNNNNNNNNNNNNNNNNNNNNNNNNNNNNNNNNNNNNNNNNNNNNNNNNNNNNNNNNNNNNNNNNNNNNNNNNNNNNNNNNNNNNNNNNNNNNNNNNNNNNNNNNNNNNNNNNNNNNNNNNNNNNNNNNNNNNNNNNNNNNNNNNNNNNNNNNNNNNNNNNNNNNNNNNNNNNNNNNNNNNNNNNNNNNNNNNNNNNNNNNNNNNNNNNNNNNNNNNNNNNNNNNNNNNNNNNNNNNNNNNNNNNNNNNNNNNNNNNNNNNNNNNNNNNNNNNNNNNNNNNNNNNNNNNNNNNNNNNNNNNNNNNNNNNNNNNNNNNNNNNNNNNNNNNNNNNNNNNNNNNNNNNNNNNNNNNNNNNNNNNNNNNNNNNNNNNNNNNNNNNNNNNNNNNNNNNNNNNNNNNNNNNNNNNNNNNNNNNNNNNNNNNNNNNNNNNNNNNNNNNNNNNNNNNNNNNNNNNNNNNNNNNNNNNNNNNNNNNNNNNNNNNNNNNNNNNNNNNNNNNNNNNNNNNNNNNNNNNNNNNNNNNNNNNNNNNNNNNNNNNNNNNNNNNNNNNNNNNNNNNNNNNNNNNNNNNNNNNNNNNNNNNNNNNNNNNNNNNNNNNNNNNNNNNNNNNNNNNNNNNNNNNNNNNNNNNNNNNNNNNNNNNNNNNNNNNNNNNNNNNNNNNNNNNNNNNNNNNNNNNNNNNNNNNNNNNNNNNNNNNNNNNNNNNNNNNNNNNNNNNNNNNNNNNNNNNNNNNNNNNNNNNNNNNNNNNNNNNNNNNNNNNNNNNNNNNNNNNNNNNNNNNNNNNNNNNNNNNNNNNNNNNNNNNNNNNNNNNNNNNNNNNNNNNNNNNNNNNNNNNNNNNNNNNNNNNNNNNNNNNNNNNNNNNNNNNNNNNNNNNNNNNNNNNNNNNNNNNNNNNNNNNNNNNNNNNNNNNNNNNNNNNNNNNNNNNNNNNNNNNNNNNNNNNNNNNNNNNNNNNNNNNNNNNNNNNNNNNNNNNNNNNNNNNNNNNNNNNNNNNNNNNNNNNNNNNNNNNNNNNNNNNNNNNNNNNNNNNNNNNNNNNNNNNNNNNNNNNNNNNNNNNNNNNNNNNNNNNNNNNNNNNNNNNNNNNNNNNNNNNNNNNNNNNNNNNNNNNNNNNNNNNNNNNNNNNNNNNNNNNNNNNNNNNNNNNNNNNNNNNNNNNNNNNNNNNNNNNNNNNNNNNNNNNNNNNNNNNNNNNNNNNNNNNNNNNNNNNNNNNNNNNNNNNNNNNNNNNNNNNNNNNNNNNNNNNNNNNNNNNNNNNNNNNNNNNNNNNNNNNNNNNNNNNNNNNNNNNNNNNNNNNNNNNNNNNNNNNNNNNNNNNNNNNNNNNNNNNNNNNNNNNNNNNNNNNNNNNNNNNNNNNNNNNNNNNNNNNNNNNNNNNNNNNNNNNNNNNNNNNNNNNNNNNNNNNNNNNNNNNNNNNNNNNNNNNNNNNNNNNNNNNNNNNNNNNNNNNNNNNNNNNNNNNNNNNNNNNNNNNNNNNNNNNNNNNNNNNNNNNNNNNNNNNNNNNNNNNNNNNNNNNNNNNNNNNNNNNNNNNNNNNNNNNNNNNNNNNNNNNNNNNNNNNNNNNNNNNNNNNNNNNNNNNNNNNNNNNNNNNNNNNNNNNNNNNNNNNNNNNNNNNNNNNNNNNNNNNNNNNNNNNNNNNNNNNNNNNNNNNNNNNNNNNNNNNNNNNNNNNNNNNNNNNNNNNNNNNNNNNNNNNNNNNNNNNNNNNNNNNNNNNNNNNNNNNNNNNNNNNNNNNNNNNNNNNNNNNNNNNNNNNNNNNNNNNNNNNNNNNNNNNNNNNNNNNNNNNNNNNNNNNNNNNNNNNNNNNNNNNNNNNNNNNNNNNNNNNNNNNNNNNNNNNNNNNNNNNNNNNNNNNNNNNNNNNNNNNNNNNNNNNNNNNNNNNNNNNNNNNNNNNNNNNNNNNNNNNNNNNNNNNNNNNNNNNNNNNNNNNNNNNNNNNNNNNNNNNNNNNNNNNNNNNNNNNNNNNNNNNNNNNNNNNNNNNNNNNNNNNNNNNNNNNNNNNNNNNNNNNNNNNNNNNNNNNNNNNNNNNNNNNNNNNNNNNNNNNNNNNNNNNNNNNNNNNNNNNNNNNNNNNNNNNNNNNNNNNNNNNNNNNNNNNNNNNNNNNNNNNNNNNNNNNNNNNNNNNNNNNNNNNNNNNNNNNNNNNNNNNNNNNNNNNNNNNNNNNNNNNNNNNNNNNNNNNNNNNNNNNNNNNNNNNNNNNNNNNNNNNNNNNNNNNNNNNNTAGGAAACTGCTTGGGATGTGCGCCGAGTCCCCAGCGTCAGGTGCACGCTTTGTTGGTACGCTTTTGACCTTAAGACTCGCCTACCTTTTTCAGACCATCAAACAATGAAGGCTGATAAGAACCACTATCAAGATTTATCTTTCGTGGAATGACTTTGCCTTCATCAATTCCACCAAGATTATTGATCGTTTTAGCAACCGTTGAAACACAATAATCAGCGGCTTGTTCTTGAATTTGCTTTGTATTGAAACGTAAAACTTGCCAACCTTCTACTTTTAAATCATTATCACGCAAATTGTCTTGCTCTGCTTTTTCTGGGTTTGCGTGCCAGAAATCGCCATCTGTTTCAACATCAATATTGCCTTTAGCGCAGTATATTGCAAAGTCCAAAGCGTAGTCATTTCCTTTTGCAATTACAAAATCTTGCCTTTCGGCTGGAATATTGTATCGCTTGAATTCTGCCCATAACTTATCTTCAAGCGAACTTTCATCGTAAAGGTCATTTATTTCAACTGCGTTTGTAAATTTTTCCCATGTTGTTGGGATGAAGATAATCCTGCGATATCTACGGCTATAAATTGGCTTTGGCAATCTTTGAATTGGCTTCACAAAAATTTGGTAATAATATTTATTGCTCTTTTCGTCTTGTGGCTCATCGGGAAATAATTGCCAGCGACGTACTCTCCGAATTTCGACAACTTCCGCAAAATAATTTATGGCATGTTTTTCTGCGCCAATAGCACTTGTTTGATAAAATGCTAACCATTTCGGATGCCATTTTTCTTTCAACCACTTTTTGACACTGCTTACAGGAATTCTATACCAAAGTTGCTCA harbors:
- a CDS encoding acetyltransferase → MKGGVLFLGYIRSATSSALTKRAADGGDSAASRDIFHALSFFSSLDSPTPAPRPPLTQTVRRWKLMVKKQKIVVIGSSGHAKVAIDVIEKEGKFSIVGLIDSFKKAGQEVFNYQILGTEEDLPILSKKYNLFGSFIAIGDNWQRHLMAKKIEKISPTLNFVSTFHPSVQLARGAIIGKGTIATAESVVNSDCEIGTFCIINTKASLDHDCIMGNFSSLAPNATTGGNVKIDAFSSISLGANIIHNRNIGKHTVIGAGSVVLNDIPDYCVAYGTPAKVIRTRQEGDKYL
- a CDS encoding endonuclease domain-containing protein, with the translated sequence MSKRGEVLVAIINKKLDFAILREQLWYRIPVSSVKKWLKEKWHPKWLAFYQTSAIGAEKHAINYFAEVVEIRRVRRWQLFPDEPQDEKSNKYYYQIFVKPIQRLPKPIYSRRYRRIIFIPTTWEKFTNAVEINDLYDESSLEDKLWAEFKRYNIPAERQDFVIAKGNDYALDFAIYCAKGNIDVETDGDFWHANPEKAEQDNLRDNDLKVEGWQVLRFNTKQIQEQAADYCVSTVAKTINNLGGIDEGKVIPRKINLDSGSYQPSLFDGLKKVGES